In the genome of Desulfuromonas sp. DDH964, one region contains:
- a CDS encoding glycosyltransferase 87 family protein yields MNSPPASHNRWKNLTRLTPLLLVILGSFLWLARQADLRLVVPELIGVCALAVMMLGLLVFVCARGLIRCPTLLILAVALLLRLVFVVAPPQLSDDLYRYLWDGHQLRQGVNPYAAAPAVAPASADREALRGLINHPDLVTIYPPAAQLLFAAGTLFGDGVTRFKLFLVLLDLVLCLVLLGLLTVLRRPPWWLILYAWNPLPVLEIAASGHIDGAAMLFLLAALLVLLKEIPRSPRAAVATTIAGGLFAAAVLVKLFPLVFLPALLLLCRGVRRCFLGGFLLVALLLSLPFWPELQNGLDTLDLYLRNWEFAGLAYRALRDLTSGGTARLLLATTFGLAAAGLYLRAARQATTTAVIQTSYAVTLLFLLLTTTLHPWYALYLVALLPLAGGPAGLALGWSVLLGYQVLTPYAILGQWQEQSWVAAAIVSAPLCTRLATRLASRWSPSSVHDRSPTES; encoded by the coding sequence ATGAACAGTCCTCCCGCCAGCCATAATCGCTGGAAAAATTTAACCCGTTTGACTCCGCTGCTCCTGGTCATCCTTGGCTCCTTTTTATGGTTGGCCCGGCAAGCCGACCTGCGCCTGGTCGTGCCTGAACTGATCGGGGTTTGCGCCCTCGCTGTGATGATGCTGGGGCTGCTGGTTTTTGTCTGCGCGCGCGGCCTGATCCGCTGCCCGACGCTGTTGATTCTGGCGGTGGCCCTGCTGTTGCGCCTCGTTTTTGTCGTCGCGCCGCCGCAGCTCTCCGATGATCTCTACCGGTATCTGTGGGATGGCCACCAGCTGCGCCAGGGGGTCAATCCCTACGCCGCCGCCCCCGCCGTTGCCCCGGCATCCGCCGACCGGGAGGCGCTGCGCGGGTTGATCAATCATCCCGACCTGGTCACCATCTATCCGCCGGCGGCGCAACTGTTGTTTGCCGCCGGCACCCTCTTCGGCGACGGCGTTACCAGGTTCAAGCTCTTTCTGGTGCTGCTCGATCTCGTTCTGTGTCTGGTGCTGCTGGGCCTGTTGACCGTTTTACGCCGTCCCCCCTGGTGGCTCATCCTCTACGCCTGGAATCCGCTGCCGGTCCTCGAAATCGCGGCTTCGGGGCATATCGACGGGGCAGCCATGCTGTTTCTGCTGGCCGCCCTGCTGGTGCTGCTGAAGGAGATTCCCCGTTCGCCGCGCGCGGCGGTCGCCACCACCATCGCCGGGGGACTCTTCGCGGCGGCGGTGCTGGTTAAACTCTTCCCGCTGGTTTTTTTGCCGGCGCTTCTCCTTTTGTGCCGGGGTGTGCGGCGCTGCTTTCTGGGCGGCTTTCTTCTCGTGGCCCTGCTCCTCAGCCTCCCCTTCTGGCCGGAACTGCAGAACGGGCTCGACACCCTCGATCTCTATCTGCGCAACTGGGAGTTTGCCGGACTGGCCTATCGCGCCCTGCGCGATCTGACCTCGGGAGGCACGGCGCGCCTGCTGCTGGCGACAACCTTTGGTCTGGCAGCAGCGGGGCTCTATCTGCGCGCCGCGCGGCAGGCGACGACAACGGCAGTTATTCAAACCAGCTATGCGGTCACCCTGCTTTTCCTGCTGCTGACCACAACCCTGCACCCCTGGTACGCCCTCTACCTGGTGGCACTGCTGCCGCTGGCCGGCGGCCCGGCCGGGCTGGCGCTCGGCTGGTCGGTGCTGCTCGGCTATCAGGTGCTGACCCCCTATGCCATCCTTGGCCAGTGGCAGGAACAGTCCTGGGTCGCGGCGGCGATTGTCAGCGCTCCGCTTTGTACGCGCCTTGCAACGCGACTGGCGTCGCGCTGGTCGCCGTCAAGCGTTCACGACCGATCACCCACAGAATCCTGA
- a CDS encoding ABC transporter ATP-binding protein, which translates to MTAGAFSAAESSRRGGLAVGGVRFSYGETEILREIKLQIAAGEFVCLLGPSGSGKTTLLRLLAGLEVPSTGSLHWQGSPISGPGIERGVVFQDYSLYPWLNLADNIGLALEKSLPEMPRKGRRELAAAYLQMVGLAGTAKKYPFELSGGMQQRAAIARVLALGSPVLLLDEPFGALDPVNRLRLQDLLLEIWRAEQPRKTVVFVTHDVEEALFLGDRLVVLGSTPGRVIADLEVPFERPRQRRQVFADGRYQRLRQQIDELYRSDIQRRLAAEEQISSPAEGI; encoded by the coding sequence ATGACTGCAGGAGCATTTTCGGCAGCAGAGAGTTCGCGGAGGGGGGGGCTTGCCGTGGGAGGGGTGCGCTTCTCCTACGGCGAGACCGAAATTTTGCGGGAGATCAAGCTGCAGATCGCGGCCGGCGAGTTTGTCTGCCTGCTCGGCCCCTCCGGCTCGGGGAAGACCACCCTGCTGCGCCTCCTCGCCGGGCTTGAGGTGCCCAGCACCGGCAGTCTGCACTGGCAGGGGAGTCCGATCAGCGGTCCCGGCATCGAGCGCGGGGTGGTCTTTCAGGACTACTCCCTCTACCCCTGGCTGAACCTCGCCGACAACATCGGCCTGGCCCTCGAAAAGTCCTTGCCCGAGATGCCGCGCAAAGGGCGCCGGGAGCTGGCGGCGGCCTACCTGCAGATGGTCGGCCTGGCCGGGACCGCGAAGAAGTACCCTTTCGAGCTCTCCGGCGGCATGCAGCAGCGCGCCGCCATCGCCCGCGTCCTCGCCCTCGGCTCGCCGGTGTTGCTCCTCGACGAGCCCTTCGGCGCCCTCGACCCGGTCAACCGCCTGCGCCTGCAGGATCTGCTGCTGGAGATCTGGCGGGCGGAACAGCCGCGCAAGACCGTGGTTTTCGTCACCCACGACGTGGAGGAAGCCCTCTTTCTCGGCGACCGGCTGGTAGTGCTCGGCTCCACTCCGGGCCGGGTGATCGCCGATCTGGAGGTCCCCTTCGAGCGCCCGCGCCAGCGTCGCCAGGTCTTTGCCGACGGGCGCTACCAGAGGTTGCGCCAGCAGATCGACGAGCTCTATCGCTCCGACATCCAGCGGCGCCTCGCCGCGGAGGAACAAATCAGCTCGCCGGCGGAAGGAATCTGA
- a CDS encoding uroporphyrinogen decarboxylase family protein — protein sequence MNRDALTPVQRLAAWGRGEPIDRLPCVPIVGNGAARVLGVKVRALRADARLLAAAQTAAWRRFGYDNVRIFTDLYVLAEAMGATVTLPEDETAYLAAPAIDDVAGIAALQPADPRRDGLLPRHLEALERTLAAIGDQVPVSAAVTGPLTTASFLIGAEKLSRLMLKDPEAVHRLCRIALDSAIGFAAAIIAAGGTPSLTEPMASSTVISPRQFATFAQPYLTELVDFIHRQGKPVTLHICGKTEKSWEGMVATGADTLSLDNEVDLAAAAAKIGDRVRIMGHVHPTAVLLSGTPATVRQAVRDGVRQAHAAPRGYIVASGCSLPTETPFANIDAMLAAVREIGWPVQPHALTEGS from the coding sequence ATGAACCGCGATGCGCTGACACCTGTCCAGCGGCTGGCCGCCTGGGGGCGGGGCGAGCCCATCGACCGCCTGCCGTGCGTGCCGATCGTCGGCAATGGCGCCGCGCGGGTGCTCGGCGTCAAGGTGCGCGCCCTGCGTGCCGATGCCCGCCTGCTTGCCGCGGCGCAAACCGCCGCCTGGCGCCGCTTCGGTTACGACAACGTCCGCATCTTCACCGACCTCTACGTACTGGCCGAGGCGATGGGAGCAACGGTGACCCTTCCCGAGGACGAAACCGCCTATCTCGCCGCGCCGGCCATCGACGACGTGGCCGGTATCGCCGCGCTGCAACCTGCTGACCCCCGCCGCGACGGCCTGCTGCCGCGGCACCTGGAGGCTCTGGAGCGTACCCTGGCCGCCATCGGCGACCAGGTGCCGGTGAGCGCCGCCGTCACCGGCCCGCTGACCACCGCCTCGTTCCTGATCGGGGCCGAAAAACTGAGCCGGCTGATGCTGAAGGATCCGGAGGCCGTCCATCGCTTGTGCCGGATTGCCCTGGACAGCGCCATCGGCTTCGCGGCGGCGATCATCGCCGCCGGCGGCACCCCCAGCCTCACCGAGCCGATGGCGTCGAGCACGGTGATCAGCCCGCGCCAGTTCGCGACCTTTGCCCAGCCCTACCTGACCGAACTGGTCGACTTCATCCATCGCCAGGGCAAGCCGGTGACCCTACACATCTGCGGCAAGACCGAAAAGAGCTGGGAGGGGATGGTCGCCACCGGCGCCGATACCTTAAGTCTCGACAACGAGGTCGACCTGGCCGCGGCCGCCGCGAAGATCGGCGACCGGGTCCGGATCATGGGCCATGTCCACCCGACGGCGGTCCTGCTGTCGGGGACGCCGGCGACGGTGCGGCAGGCGGTGCGCGATGGCGTGCGCCAGGCGCACGCCGCGCCCAGGGGCTATATCGTCGCTTCGGGGTGCAGCCTGCCGACCGAAACCCCCTTCGCCAATATTGACGCCATGCTCGCGGCGGTGCGCGAGATCGGCTGGCCGGTCCAGCCGCATGCCCTGACGGAGGGATCATGA
- a CDS encoding glycosyltransferase, with product MTLTDLFARLCAGLYFTSLAGLACYGLHRLWLLACWMNERHRPDPLPPSAAAGEELPIVTVQLPLYNEQFVAVRLLDAAAALDWSAERLEIQVLDDSNDATCALVDARSAYWRQRGIDMQVIRRTERSGYKAGALATGLKSARGSLVAIFDADFIPSPDFLRRTVAQFRDPRIGMVQTRWSFCNSEHSWLTRVQTILLEPHFRIEHLVRFRRGLFFNFNGTAGIWRRQAIEAAGGWQADTVTEDLDLSYRAQLAGWRFICLDEVAVPSELPVTLAAFRSQQQRWAKGSLQTARKLLPRIWRAPLPLQIKVEAGFHLLANFGWLLATLIVLTLYPVMTWRVGIGPYQLLRLDLPLFFGASAALTFFFLLHLLVRRNFASLRYLPLLPALCIGLAPSLLFAIFQGLTRRGGIFERTPKFGLTGRGRRRALSNIYAQKGCAYLLLNLLLFTYSLLPLAFSWDRRVWAAIPLAALFPAGFLLLIWREGSDRLTRYFSMRSSR from the coding sequence GTGACCCTGACTGATCTCTTTGCCCGGCTCTGTGCCGGGCTCTATTTCACCTCGCTGGCCGGACTGGCCTGTTATGGCCTGCACCGGCTCTGGCTGCTGGCCTGCTGGATGAACGAGCGGCACCGGCCCGATCCCTTGCCCCCTTCCGCCGCTGCGGGGGAAGAGTTGCCGATCGTGACCGTGCAGCTGCCACTCTATAATGAGCAATTCGTCGCAGTGCGCCTGCTCGATGCGGCTGCCGCCCTCGACTGGTCCGCAGAACGCCTCGAAATTCAGGTACTGGACGATTCGAACGACGCAACCTGTGCGCTGGTCGATGCGCGCAGCGCCTACTGGCGGCAGCGCGGCATCGACATGCAGGTGATCCGCCGCACAGAGCGCAGTGGCTACAAGGCGGGTGCGCTGGCGACGGGGCTGAAGAGTGCCCGGGGATCGCTGGTGGCGATTTTCGACGCCGACTTTATCCCGTCGCCCGATTTTCTGCGCCGCACGGTGGCGCAGTTTCGTGACCCGCGGATCGGCATGGTGCAGACCCGCTGGAGTTTCTGCAACAGTGAACACTCCTGGCTGACCCGGGTGCAGACGATCCTGCTCGAACCCCATTTCCGCATCGAACACCTGGTCCGCTTTCGCCGCGGCCTCTTTTTCAACTTCAACGGCACCGCCGGCATCTGGCGGCGTCAGGCGATCGAAGCAGCCGGCGGCTGGCAGGCCGATACCGTGACCGAAGACCTCGACCTGAGCTACCGCGCCCAATTGGCAGGCTGGCGTTTTATCTGCCTGGATGAGGTCGCCGTCCCGTCGGAGTTGCCGGTGACCCTGGCGGCCTTCCGCAGCCAGCAGCAGCGCTGGGCCAAGGGATCGTTGCAGACCGCGCGCAAACTGCTGCCGCGCATCTGGCGCGCGCCGCTGCCGCTCCAGATAAAGGTCGAGGCCGGCTTTCATCTGCTGGCGAACTTCGGCTGGCTCCTCGCGACCCTGATCGTGCTGACCCTCTATCCGGTCATGACCTGGCGGGTCGGCATCGGTCCCTACCAGCTGCTGCGCCTCGATCTGCCGCTCTTTTTCGGCGCCAGCGCCGCCCTGACCTTTTTCTTTCTGCTCCACCTGCTGGTGCGGCGCAACTTTGCCAGCCTGCGCTATCTGCCGCTGCTCCCCGCACTCTGTATCGGCCTGGCTCCCAGCCTCCTCTTTGCCATCTTCCAGGGGTTGACCCGGCGCGGCGGGATCTTTGAGCGCACCCCTAAATTCGGCCTGACCGGTCGCGGTCGCCGCCGTGCGCTGTCGAACATCTATGCCCAGAAGGGCTGCGCCTATCTGCTGCTGAATCTGCTGCTCTTCACCTACAGCCTGCTCCCCCTCGCCTTCTCCTGGGATCGGCGCGTCTGGGCCGCCATTCCGCTGGCGGCGCTCTTTCCCGCCGGCTTTCTGCTGCTGATCTGGCGCGAAGGGAGTGATCGGCTGACACGCTACTTCTCTATGCGCAGCAGCCGTTAA
- a CDS encoding mannose-1-phosphate guanylyltransferase/mannose-6-phosphate isomerase, producing the protein MFHREDPIPSALIGGAAHLPILPVVMAGGSGTRLWPLSRAGYPKYLLSFDGARSLLLDTLSRTRALAQCGDPVIVCHADHQLAVADQLRIHGFQVGTILLEQTGRNTAAALTVAALHAQSADDPLLLVLPADHQITDEAAFASGVEMGIAAATAGDIILFGVVPTTADSNFGYIRAAAAPPPAAVCSFVEKPDRESARKMLLTGDCFWNSGMLLVRASTWLAEVAEHAPEVLVACRSAWRDAVASTDGSVRLGAAGYSACPDLSLDRAVLERTRRARVVPLAAGWFDLGTWPSVWEVAGKDGAGNVCRGDVMAEESTGCYLSSDRQLLVAVGLQDCIVVESGDAVLVASRESAHRVAQVVARLAEQKRPETIWPRRCQRPWGHYEILAVGQGFKLKLLTVDPGAALSRQLHQHRAEDWVVVSGVGQVERGDEVLLISENDSARIPAGVVHRLMNPGAVPLQVIEVQSGGYLEEDDITRIEDEYGR; encoded by the coding sequence ATGTTCCATCGTGAGGATCCTATTCCTTCTGCTTTGATCGGTGGCGCAGCGCATCTGCCCATCCTGCCGGTGGTTATGGCGGGGGGCAGCGGCACCCGGCTCTGGCCCCTCTCGCGGGCTGGATATCCCAAGTATCTGCTCTCTTTCGACGGCGCCCGATCGTTGTTGCTCGATACGCTGTCGCGGACGCGCGCGTTGGCGCAGTGCGGCGATCCGGTCATTGTCTGCCATGCGGATCACCAGCTTGCTGTGGCCGATCAGTTACGAATCCACGGTTTTCAGGTGGGAACGATCCTGCTGGAACAGACCGGTCGCAATACGGCGGCGGCATTGACCGTGGCGGCCCTGCACGCGCAATCTGCCGATGATCCTCTGTTGCTGGTCCTGCCCGCAGATCACCAGATCACCGATGAGGCGGCTTTCGCGAGCGGGGTCGAGATGGGCATCGCTGCGGCAACCGCGGGTGATATCATTCTGTTCGGCGTCGTTCCGACGACGGCCGACTCCAACTTCGGCTATATTCGTGCGGCCGCTGCGCCCCCTCCCGCGGCCGTCTGTTCCTTTGTTGAGAAACCGGATCGGGAGAGTGCCCGTAAAATGCTTTTAACCGGGGACTGCTTCTGGAACAGCGGGATGCTGCTGGTGCGTGCTTCCACCTGGCTTGCCGAGGTGGCGGAGCATGCACCCGAGGTGCTGGTGGCCTGCCGATCGGCCTGGCGTGACGCGGTGGCTTCGACGGACGGATCGGTCCGGCTGGGCGCCGCCGGCTACTCTGCCTGCCCCGACCTTTCGCTCGACCGGGCGGTCCTGGAACGAACCCGGCGCGCCCGGGTTGTTCCGCTGGCTGCCGGCTGGTTCGACCTCGGTACCTGGCCCTCAGTCTGGGAGGTGGCCGGCAAGGACGGCGCTGGGAATGTCTGCCGGGGTGACGTGATGGCGGAAGAGAGCACCGGCTGTTATCTCTCCTCGGACAGGCAACTGCTGGTTGCCGTCGGCTTGCAGGACTGCATTGTGGTGGAAAGCGGGGATGCAGTACTGGTCGCCTCCAGAGAGAGCGCCCACAGGGTTGCCCAGGTTGTTGCCCGCCTCGCGGAGCAGAAGCGGCCGGAAACGATATGGCCGCGGCGCTGCCAGCGCCCGTGGGGACACTACGAAATCCTCGCCGTGGGCCAAGGATTCAAACTGAAGCTTCTTACCGTCGATCCCGGGGCGGCGCTCTCCCGACAGCTCCACCAGCATCGTGCCGAAGATTGGGTGGTAGTGAGCGGGGTGGGGCAGGTGGAAAGAGGTGACGAAGTTCTGCTAATCAGCGAAAACGACTCGGCCAGGATCCCGGCGGGGGTGGTGCACCGCCTGATGAACCCCGGTGCGGTGCCGTTGCAGGTAATTGAGGTGCAGTCGGGAGGTTACCTCGAAGAGGACGATATTACGCGGATTGAGGATGAATATGGACGCTAG
- a CDS encoding ABC transporter substrate-binding protein has product MNISLLHRLTPLAAVTLLVLSALPALAGTPLKVGYLPVTGHAKFFIAQDKGFFAAEGLDVELIQFHNSADGLSAIRAGQLDVGAFGTTAPLVHIAKGAEIQVIGGIMGQDAALITTAANADKVRKVTDLKGKKVATVRLASGDAVLRGALNQAGIDWKTEVEIFELKNPPAVIEAVKSGQVDAGLVWGPHDLRAEEQGLKVVIRSDELSPGHPCCRLTVSNASATDHPETWKHFLRAILKAEKFASENRPETVAIITKYLKLDAALIEKAYYSPHLDQSSDPNVKGVEEFWSTMQKSGFVESNKAIAPYINTEIYRLALFELTREEPKEAFWAKLWEIFNARDRS; this is encoded by the coding sequence ATGAATATTTCGCTGTTGCATCGTCTCACCCCCCTTGCCGCCGTCACCCTGCTGGTGCTGTCGGCCCTGCCGGCCCTGGCCGGAACCCCGCTCAAGGTCGGCTACCTGCCGGTGACCGGCCACGCCAAGTTCTTCATCGCCCAGGACAAGGGGTTCTTCGCTGCCGAAGGGCTCGATGTCGAACTGATCCAGTTCCACAACTCGGCCGACGGCCTGTCGGCGATTCGCGCCGGTCAGCTCGACGTCGGCGCCTTCGGCACCACCGCGCCGCTGGTGCATATCGCCAAGGGGGCCGAGATCCAGGTGATCGGCGGGATCATGGGGCAGGACGCGGCGCTGATCACCACCGCGGCCAACGCCGACAAGGTGCGGAAAGTGACCGACCTGAAAGGGAAGAAGGTCGCCACGGTGCGCCTGGCCAGTGGCGATGCGGTGCTGCGTGGCGCCCTCAATCAGGCCGGTATCGACTGGAAAACCGAAGTCGAAATCTTTGAGCTGAAAAACCCGCCGGCGGTGATCGAAGCGGTCAAGTCCGGCCAGGTCGATGCCGGCCTGGTCTGGGGTCCGCACGATCTTCGCGCCGAGGAGCAGGGGCTCAAGGTGGTGATCCGCAGCGACGAACTCTCCCCCGGCCATCCCTGCTGCCGCCTGACTGTCAGCAACGCCAGCGCCACGGATCATCCCGAGACCTGGAAGCACTTCCTGCGGGCGATCCTCAAGGCCGAAAAGTTCGCCAGCGAAAATCGGCCGGAGACCGTGGCGATCATCACCAAATATCTCAAGCTCGACGCGGCCTTGATCGAGAAGGCCTACTACAGCCCGCATCTCGACCAGTCTTCCGACCCCAACGTCAAGGGGGTGGAGGAGTTCTGGAGCACCATGCAGAAAAGCGGCTTCGTCGAGTCGAACAAGGCGATCGCCCCCTACATCAATACCGAGATCTACCGGCTGGCGCTCTTTGAACTGACCAGAGAAGAGCCCAAGGAGGCCTTCTGGGCCAAGCTCTGGGAGATCTTCAACGCACGGGATCGTTCATGA
- a CDS encoding glycosyltransferase family 2 protein has protein sequence MDASYRPSAIALIIPARNEELALPQVLARVPAEVTRVLVVDNGSTDATGEVARVAGAEVVYAARPGYGAACLAGLAVLRENPPELVAFADADGSDGVENLPQLLSLITAGRCDLALARRIPEGRGALSAQQRFGNWLATRLIRLGWGHRYEDLGPLRAIRWTALERLDMQDRSFGWTVEMQIRALKAGLRVLELPLPYRARMAGDSKISRTVSGVIRAGVRILWVIGRERLTATSATPVALQGAYKAER, from the coding sequence ATGGACGCTAGCTACAGACCGTCGGCGATCGCCCTGATCATCCCGGCCCGCAATGAGGAACTGGCGCTGCCGCAGGTGCTGGCGCGGGTGCCTGCCGAGGTGACGCGGGTGCTGGTGGTGGACAACGGATCGACCGATGCCACCGGCGAGGTGGCCCGCGTCGCCGGGGCCGAGGTTGTTTACGCGGCGCGCCCCGGTTATGGCGCCGCCTGCCTGGCCGGACTGGCGGTTCTGCGCGAAAATCCGCCGGAGCTTGTCGCCTTTGCCGATGCCGACGGCAGCGATGGCGTGGAAAATCTGCCACAGCTGCTCTCCCTGATAACCGCCGGCCGTTGTGATCTGGCCCTGGCGCGGCGCATCCCCGAGGGGCGCGGCGCCTTAAGCGCACAGCAGCGCTTCGGCAACTGGCTGGCCACGCGGCTGATCCGACTTGGTTGGGGGCACCGTTATGAGGATCTGGGCCCGCTGCGCGCGATCCGCTGGACCGCTTTGGAACGTCTCGACATGCAGGATCGCAGCTTCGGGTGGACGGTCGAAATGCAGATTCGCGCCCTCAAGGCGGGGCTGCGGGTGCTGGAGTTGCCGCTTCCCTATCGGGCGCGGATGGCCGGAGATTCGAAGATCAGCCGCACGGTCAGCGGCGTAATCAGGGCGGGGGTCAGGATTCTGTGGGTGATCGGTCGTGAACGCTTGACGGCGACCAGCGCGACGCCAGTCGCGTTGCAAGGCGCGTACAAAGCGGAGCGCTGA
- a CDS encoding corrinoid protein gives MQDQELFEALATAVVEMDEEQTVALAQEAIRRNIDAYRAIDQGLAIGMERAGALFEEEEYFIPELLMCSDAMYAGLEILRPHLRVAAAADKVRVVIGVIQGDTHDIGKNLVRILLEAAGFEVTDLGRDIAPLAFVTTAERIDAQVIALSTLMTTTMDGMGEVVRLLDERGNRQRFRVIVGGGPISQGFASRIGADGYAANAAEAVKLVRRLTASSEVAA, from the coding sequence ATGCAAGATCAGGAACTGTTCGAAGCCCTGGCCACCGCGGTGGTCGAAATGGACGAGGAGCAAACCGTCGCGCTGGCGCAGGAGGCGATCCGCCGGAATATCGACGCCTACCGCGCCATCGACCAGGGGCTGGCGATCGGCATGGAACGGGCCGGCGCGCTGTTCGAGGAGGAGGAGTATTTCATCCCCGAACTGTTGATGTGTTCCGACGCCATGTATGCCGGGCTGGAGATTCTGCGGCCGCACCTGCGGGTCGCCGCGGCGGCCGACAAGGTGCGGGTGGTGATCGGTGTCATCCAGGGGGATACCCATGACATCGGCAAGAACCTGGTGCGGATTCTGCTGGAGGCCGCCGGCTTCGAGGTCACCGACCTCGGCCGCGACATCGCACCGCTCGCATTCGTCACCACCGCCGAGCGGATCGACGCGCAGGTCATCGCCCTCTCCACCCTGATGACCACCACCATGGACGGGATGGGCGAGGTGGTGCGCCTGCTCGACGAGCGGGGCAATCGCCAGCGCTTCCGGGTGATCGTCGGCGGCGGGCCGATCTCGCAGGGCTTCGCCAGTCGCATCGGCGCCGACGGCTACGCCGCCAACGCCGCCGAGGCGGTCAAGCTGGTGCGGCGCCTGACGGCCAGCAGCGAGGTCGCGGCATGA
- a CDS encoding sulfurtransferase has product MAAFLSPVYAVEAGTNHQVDLGLITVATLQQQSEAWVLLDARPKAEWAAGHLPGAHSFSWEDYTRTDAQGIPYRPWPAQELAAALGQLGISEQTPLVVYGDADTSWGGEGWTVWLLAWLGHRGPIRLLDGGVQAWRQAQLPLTGETSAVKESAAYQVAPRAELYISTEEIVQAPQAQTLVDVRSLLEWVKGRVPGAVRIPWEDFYQGENRAPLTPDALQKLLARNEIDPSKPVVFYCAGGIRSAYAWLVYQLAGLPNGRNYEGSMEAWNRRSQP; this is encoded by the coding sequence ATGGCAGCTTTTCTGTCACCCGTCTACGCGGTGGAAGCCGGAACCAACCATCAAGTCGATCTTGGCCTGATCACGGTGGCGACCCTGCAGCAGCAGAGCGAGGCATGGGTGCTCCTCGATGCGCGCCCCAAGGCAGAGTGGGCGGCCGGGCATCTGCCCGGAGCGCATTCATTTTCGTGGGAAGATTACACCAGAACCGACGCGCAAGGAATCCCCTACCGCCCCTGGCCGGCGCAGGAACTGGCTGCCGCCCTGGGTCAACTCGGCATCAGCGAACAAACACCGCTGGTGGTCTATGGCGATGCCGACACCAGCTGGGGCGGTGAAGGCTGGACCGTCTGGCTGCTCGCCTGGCTGGGACATCGGGGACCGATCCGCCTGCTGGACGGTGGCGTGCAGGCCTGGCGGCAGGCGCAACTCCCCCTGACCGGCGAAACCTCGGCAGTGAAAGAGAGTGCCGCCTATCAGGTTGCGCCGCGCGCGGAACTGTATATCTCTACAGAGGAGATCGTGCAGGCCCCGCAGGCGCAGACGCTGGTCGATGTCCGCTCCTTGCTCGAATGGGTCAAGGGGCGGGTTCCGGGTGCGGTGCGCATCCCCTGGGAGGATTTTTACCAGGGTGAAAATCGTGCCCCTCTGACACCGGATGCGCTGCAAAAACTCCTCGCCAGGAATGAGATCGATCCGTCGAAGCCGGTCGTTTTTTACTGTGCCGGTGGCATCCGTTCGGCCTACGCCTGGCTGGTCTACCAGCTTGCGGGCCTGCCGAACGGGCGTAATTACGAGGGGAGCATGGAAGCCTGGAACCGCCGGTCGCAACCTTGA
- a CDS encoding ABC transporter permease: protein MAESQLRTAVIGAQPRGQSAAWRFPGVQGREGWLFFLALLGLWQFLTTAVELPNPGLFPTPRVTAVALWQSLPELLQGTWASLLIFLPGYGLAIVAGIGWGLLVGTSGWLSRAFNPFARVAAPIPPTVYIPYAIALLPSFFTAAIFVVFVGAFWPIFVNTAAGAAQTPQRHRDNARVLGIAYLPYLRRVVLPAALPQVFSGLGVGLVLSFIMLTVAELFGAHKGLGRFVQYYADYADYPRMVAGILYTGLVAFSAMALLEKIKRRLFFWVR from the coding sequence ATGGCTGAATCGCAACTGAGAACCGCCGTCATCGGCGCGCAACCCCGCGGGCAATCTGCCGCCTGGAGATTTCCCGGCGTGCAGGGTCGCGAAGGGTGGCTCTTTTTTCTCGCCCTGCTCGGGCTCTGGCAGTTTCTCACCACCGCCGTCGAGCTCCCCAACCCGGGACTCTTTCCGACCCCGCGGGTGACGGCCGTCGCCCTCTGGCAGTCGCTCCCCGAACTGTTGCAGGGGACCTGGGCGTCGCTGCTGATCTTTCTCCCCGGCTACGGCCTGGCGATCGTCGCCGGCATCGGTTGGGGGCTGCTGGTCGGCACCAGCGGCTGGTTGTCGCGCGCCTTCAACCCCTTCGCCCGGGTCGCCGCGCCGATTCCGCCGACGGTCTACATCCCCTATGCCATCGCCCTGCTGCCGAGTTTTTTCACCGCGGCGATCTTCGTGGTCTTTGTCGGCGCCTTCTGGCCGATCTTCGTGAATACCGCCGCCGGTGCCGCCCAGACCCCGCAGCGCCACCGCGACAACGCCCGGGTCCTCGGCATCGCCTATCTTCCCTACCTGCGCCGGGTGGTCCTGCCGGCGGCCCTGCCGCAGGTCTTTTCGGGACTGGGAGTGGGGCTGGTCCTCTCCTTCATCATGCTGACGGTGGCCGAACTCTTCGGCGCCCACAAGGGGCTGGGGCGTTTCGTCCAGTATTATGCCGACTACGCCGATTATCCGCGCATGGTCGCCGGCATCCTCTACACCGGCCTGGTGGCCTTTTCCGCCATGGCCCTGCTGGAAAAGATCAAACGCCGCCTGTTCTTCTGGGTGCGCTGA